A region from the Catellatospora sp. TT07R-123 genome encodes:
- a CDS encoding septal ring lytic transglycosylase RlpA family protein — protein MSGRHSLEHKPRRNFAPIATATVATAILVGGTALAVEATTPDTGTGAAATQHTDDHATASPSVTPIVVQRDPEKASRGSVRAAVADGNPAATVVGTGTCKASFYAEGQGTASGERFNPNELTAAHKTLKFNTRVRVTNTTNGKSVVVRINDRGPYIAGRCLDLSRAAFAQIASLSSGVTTVRYDILK, from the coding sequence TTGTCCGGCCGACATTCCCTCGAGCACAAGCCCCGACGGAACTTCGCCCCCATCGCCACCGCCACCGTCGCCACGGCCATCCTGGTCGGAGGCACCGCACTCGCCGTCGAGGCGACCACGCCCGACACCGGCACCGGCGCCGCCGCCACACAGCACACCGACGACCACGCCACGGCCTCACCCAGCGTCACGCCCATCGTGGTCCAGCGCGACCCCGAGAAGGCCTCCCGCGGCTCCGTGCGCGCCGCCGTCGCCGACGGCAACCCGGCCGCCACGGTCGTCGGGACCGGCACCTGCAAAGCCTCGTTCTACGCCGAGGGGCAGGGCACCGCCAGCGGCGAGCGCTTCAACCCGAACGAGCTCACCGCCGCGCACAAGACCCTCAAGTTCAACACCCGGGTCCGCGTCACCAACACCACCAACGGCAAGTCCGTCGTGGTACGCATCAACGACCGCGGCCCGTACATCGCCGGGCGCTGCCTCGACCTGTCCCGCGCCGCCTTCGCGCAGATCGCGAGCCTGTCCAGCGGGGTCACCACAGTGAGGTACGACATCCTCAAGTAA